The following coding sequences lie in one Arthrobacter sp. SLBN-122 genomic window:
- a CDS encoding MFS transporter, translated as MSTLPKETADIPAAVALQPNGPRRRLHPAWTVAGVAFLALVGAAGFRAAPGVLMVPLQQEFGWSTTVLSAAVSINLVLFGLTAPFAAALMERFGIRAVTATALVLIGAGSALTVLVNQSWQILLTWGLLIGLGTGSMALVFAATIANNWFAKSRGLVIGILTAGSAAGQLVFLPFIALLAQDPGWRQASLLIAAGALAVVPLVLKFLKNSPADAGVLPYGAEVMTVEDPAGSTKAPEDGRRSNAAVRALQVLKRASRVRTFWALAAGFAICGATTNGLIGTHFIPSAHDHGMPETTAAGLLAVVGIFDIIGTIASGWLTDRFNPRILLAVYYQFRGIGLLVLPLLLNAEVQPSIIVFVVIYGLDWVATVPPTAAICRETFGADGSVVFGWVFAAHQLGAAAAAIAAGALRDATGHYTYAWFGAAAMCTIAAVISATIRRNRSSREAEPAAA; from the coding sequence GTGAGCACTCTGCCTAAAGAAACAGCCGACATTCCAGCGGCGGTCGCCCTTCAGCCGAACGGCCCGCGCCGGCGCCTGCACCCGGCCTGGACCGTCGCCGGCGTGGCCTTCCTTGCCCTGGTGGGAGCAGCCGGATTCCGGGCGGCCCCCGGCGTCCTCATGGTTCCGCTCCAGCAGGAGTTCGGCTGGTCCACCACGGTCCTCTCGGCAGCCGTCAGCATCAACCTGGTGCTCTTCGGCCTCACGGCCCCGTTCGCCGCTGCCCTGATGGAACGGTTCGGCATCCGGGCTGTCACCGCAACGGCCCTGGTGCTGATCGGTGCCGGCAGCGCCCTGACGGTGCTGGTCAACCAGTCCTGGCAGATCCTGCTGACGTGGGGCCTGCTGATCGGGCTCGGGACCGGCTCCATGGCCCTGGTCTTCGCCGCCACCATCGCCAACAACTGGTTTGCGAAAAGCCGGGGACTGGTTATCGGCATCCTGACAGCCGGCAGCGCCGCCGGCCAGTTGGTCTTCCTGCCCTTCATCGCCCTCCTCGCGCAGGATCCGGGGTGGCGCCAGGCTTCCCTGCTGATCGCCGCCGGTGCGCTCGCCGTGGTCCCGCTGGTGCTGAAGTTCCTCAAGAACTCACCCGCCGACGCCGGAGTGCTGCCGTATGGCGCGGAAGTGATGACCGTTGAAGACCCGGCAGGCTCCACAAAAGCTCCGGAAGATGGCCGGCGCAGCAACGCCGCCGTCCGGGCCCTCCAGGTCCTCAAGCGGGCCAGCAGGGTACGCACATTCTGGGCGCTCGCGGCCGGATTCGCCATCTGCGGCGCCACCACCAACGGCCTGATCGGCACCCACTTCATCCCCTCCGCCCATGACCACGGCATGCCCGAAACCACCGCCGCGGGGCTGCTCGCCGTCGTCGGAATTTTCGACATCATCGGAACCATCGCCTCAGGCTGGCTGACCGACCGCTTCAACCCCCGCATCCTGCTGGCCGTCTACTACCAGTTCCGCGGCATCGGCCTGCTGGTGCTCCCGCTGCTGCTCAACGCCGAGGTGCAGCCCAGCATCATCGTGTTCGTCGTGATCTACGGCCTGGACTGGGTGGCCACCGTTCCCCCCACGGCCGCCATCTGCCGCGAAACGTTCGGCGCTGACGGCAGCGTGGTCTTCGGCTGGGTCTTCGCGGCCCACCAACTGGGCGCCGCCGCGGCAGCCATCGCCGCCGGCGCCCTGCGGGACGCCACCGGCCACTACACCTACGCCTGGTTCGGGGCAGCCGCCATGTGCACCATTGCCGCGGTCATCAGTGCCACCATCCGCCGGAACCGCAGTTCGCGGGAAGCGGAGCCGGCAGCGGCCTGA
- a CDS encoding cystathionine beta-synthase: protein MKYAQSILDLIGNTPLIKLNHVTEGIKATVLVKLEYLNPGGSIKDRIAAQMIEDAEREGKLKPGGTIVEPTSGNTGVGLALVAQQKGYKCIFVVPDKVGEDKRAVLQAYGAEVVVTPTSVPPDSPQSYYGVSDRITRETPGAYKPDQFSNPAAPGSHYKTTGPEIWRDTDGLVTHCVIGAGTGGTITGTGRYLKEVSADRPESDGGVVHIIGADPAGSVYSGGTGRPYFVEGVGEDMWPANYDKTIPDDVIAVSDADSFAMTRRLAREEGLLVGGSSGMAVVAALQAARDLPESAVVVVILPDSGRGYLAKIFNDQWMRSYGFLSGGEETSVGEVIKSKNGELPDLVHIHPNESVRDVINIMNEFGVSHIPVLSQEPPVVMGEVLGAVDERTLTAKLFRGEAKLTDKISEHMGPKLPVIGSLETISAARELLSDTDTLMVTFVGAPVGILTRHDLLAYLSN, encoded by the coding sequence ATGAAGTACGCCCAGTCCATCCTGGACCTCATCGGCAATACCCCGCTCATCAAACTCAACCATGTGACCGAAGGCATCAAAGCCACTGTCCTGGTCAAACTTGAGTACCTGAACCCGGGCGGATCCATCAAGGACCGCATCGCGGCGCAGATGATTGAGGACGCCGAACGCGAGGGCAAGCTGAAGCCCGGCGGCACCATCGTTGAGCCCACCTCCGGCAACACCGGGGTGGGCCTGGCACTGGTGGCCCAGCAGAAGGGCTACAAGTGCATCTTCGTGGTCCCGGACAAGGTGGGCGAGGACAAGCGTGCCGTGCTGCAGGCGTACGGCGCGGAAGTGGTGGTCACGCCCACGTCCGTCCCGCCGGACAGCCCGCAAAGCTACTACGGCGTCTCGGACCGGATCACCCGGGAGACCCCGGGCGCCTACAAGCCTGACCAGTTCTCCAACCCGGCCGCACCTGGCAGCCACTACAAGACCACAGGCCCGGAAATCTGGCGCGACACCGACGGCTTGGTCACGCACTGCGTCATCGGCGCCGGCACGGGCGGCACCATCACCGGCACCGGGCGGTACCTCAAGGAGGTCTCGGCGGACCGGCCGGAGTCCGACGGCGGCGTGGTCCATATCATCGGCGCGGACCCCGCGGGCTCGGTCTACTCAGGCGGCACCGGGCGGCCCTACTTCGTGGAGGGCGTCGGCGAGGACATGTGGCCGGCGAACTACGACAAGACCATCCCGGACGACGTGATCGCCGTCAGCGACGCCGATTCCTTTGCCATGACCCGCCGGCTGGCCCGGGAAGAGGGGCTGCTGGTGGGCGGTTCCTCCGGAATGGCCGTAGTAGCCGCACTCCAGGCGGCGCGGGACCTGCCGGAAAGCGCCGTCGTCGTGGTCATCCTCCCCGACTCCGGACGCGGTTACCTGGCCAAGATCTTCAACGACCAGTGGATGCGCTCCTACGGTTTCCTCTCCGGCGGCGAGGAAACCTCGGTGGGGGAGGTCATAAAGTCCAAGAACGGCGAACTGCCCGACCTGGTCCACATCCACCCCAACGAGTCGGTCCGCGACGTCATCAACATCATGAACGAGTTCGGTGTCAGCCACATCCCGGTGCTGTCGCAGGAACCGCCGGTGGTCATGGGCGAGGTCCTCGGCGCGGTGGACGAGCGTACGCTGACCGCCAAGCTGTTCCGCGGCGAAGCCAAGCTGACGGACAAGATCTCCGAGCACATGGGCCCCAAGCTGCCCGTCATCGGATCGCTGGAAACCATCTCCGCTGCCAGGGAACTGCTGTCCGACACGGACACCCTGATGGTCACGTTCGTGGGTGCACCCGTTGGCATCCTCACCCGGCACGACCTGCTGGCCTACCTCAGCAACTGA
- a CDS encoding SDR family oxidoreductase, producing the protein MEPVTPVPARPVAMVTGVGRLAGIGAGIARQLAADGWDLALSYWADYDARMPWGSEPEDVVRLTAELEAIGAKVHVLSADLQDPGVPDRLVAEAAQLAGPLQGLVLSHAESVDSGVLDTSVESFDRHFAVNTRASWQLIAAFARQTTDDGGAIVALTSDHTAFNLPYGASKGALDRIVIAAARELGPQGISANVLNPGPVDTGWMTPEIRAELTARQPTGRLGTPADVAGTVAFLLSPAGRWVSGQLIKADGGFSA; encoded by the coding sequence ATGGAACCCGTCACACCCGTCCCTGCCCGCCCCGTTGCCATGGTCACCGGTGTAGGGCGGCTGGCCGGCATCGGCGCCGGCATTGCCCGGCAGCTCGCGGCAGACGGCTGGGACCTGGCGCTGTCCTACTGGGCCGACTACGACGCCCGCATGCCCTGGGGGAGCGAACCCGAGGACGTGGTCCGCCTCACCGCCGAGCTGGAGGCCATCGGCGCCAAGGTCCATGTCCTGTCAGCCGATCTCCAGGACCCCGGCGTCCCGGACCGGCTCGTGGCGGAGGCCGCGCAGCTGGCCGGCCCGCTGCAGGGCCTGGTGCTCAGCCACGCGGAGTCGGTGGATTCAGGCGTGCTGGACACCAGCGTGGAGTCCTTTGACCGGCACTTCGCGGTTAACACCCGCGCCAGCTGGCAGTTGATTGCTGCCTTTGCACGGCAGACAACGGACGACGGCGGTGCGATCGTTGCGCTGACCAGTGACCACACGGCGTTCAACCTTCCCTACGGTGCCTCGAAGGGGGCCCTGGACAGGATCGTGATTGCCGCGGCCCGCGAGCTGGGTCCGCAGGGGATCTCGGCGAACGTGCTCAACCCGGGGCCGGTGGATACCGGCTGGATGACCCCGGAGATCCGCGCGGAGCTCACCGCGCGCCAGCCCACCGGCAGGCTGGGCACCCCGGCCGACGTCGCCGGGACCGTGGCGTTCCTTCTGTCCCCGGCCGGCCGGTGGGTGTCCGGGCAGCTGATCAAGGCCGACGGCGGCTTCTCGGCCTAA
- a CDS encoding glutathionylspermidine synthase family protein: MKRMLSEPRPGWKQKIEEQGLVFSTTTMDDGRRIEYWNESAYYEFTMDEVETLEVVAEDMHRMCLEAAKFLATGAMGSIGIGPQALELAADSLQAGDVDVYGRFDFIYDGRGGPAKMLEYNADTPTGLIEAAVAQWFWLQDVHPEKDQWNGIHEALIRQWKKFQYRTGMSTLHVAHSEVEESGEDWMTAAYMRDVASQAGWTTIGINMSDIGWDPNLNRFVDLDNFLISTIFKLYPWELMMREEFGPRLLERAHNPRWVEPAWKMLLSNKALLAALWHLYPNHPNLLPAYLTDPGPLKEWVAKPLHGREGDNIRIHAGGISLEQPGGYGREGWCYQQYHPLPDFDGNHPVLGLWVVDGESVGCGIRESDGPVTDYFCRFVPNTIDAPAPLSAVTDTTKAGIVL, translated from the coding sequence ATGAAGAGGATGTTGTCCGAGCCCCGTCCCGGCTGGAAGCAGAAGATCGAAGAGCAGGGCCTGGTATTTTCCACCACCACCATGGATGACGGGCGCCGGATCGAGTACTGGAACGAATCCGCGTACTACGAATTCACCATGGACGAGGTGGAGACCCTTGAGGTGGTGGCCGAAGACATGCACCGGATGTGCCTGGAGGCCGCGAAATTCCTGGCCACCGGCGCCATGGGCAGCATCGGCATTGGCCCGCAGGCCCTGGAACTGGCGGCTGACTCGCTGCAGGCCGGCGACGTGGATGTGTACGGCCGGTTCGACTTCATCTATGACGGCCGGGGCGGTCCGGCCAAGATGCTCGAATACAACGCCGACACCCCCACCGGACTCATCGAGGCCGCCGTCGCCCAATGGTTCTGGCTGCAGGACGTCCACCCGGAGAAGGATCAATGGAACGGCATCCATGAAGCCCTGATCCGGCAGTGGAAGAAGTTCCAGTACCGCACCGGCATGAGCACCCTCCACGTTGCCCATTCGGAGGTGGAGGAATCAGGCGAGGACTGGATGACCGCGGCCTACATGCGCGACGTCGCCAGCCAGGCCGGGTGGACCACCATTGGGATCAATATGTCCGATATCGGCTGGGACCCCAACCTGAACCGCTTCGTGGACCTGGATAACTTTCTGATCAGCACCATCTTCAAGCTCTACCCTTGGGAGCTGATGATGAGGGAGGAATTCGGGCCCCGCCTCCTGGAGCGGGCGCACAACCCCCGCTGGGTGGAGCCTGCCTGGAAGATGCTGCTCTCCAACAAGGCCCTGCTCGCCGCCCTGTGGCACCTCTACCCCAACCATCCCAACCTGCTGCCTGCCTACCTCACCGATCCGGGGCCGCTGAAGGAATGGGTGGCCAAGCCCCTCCACGGCCGCGAAGGCGACAACATCCGGATCCATGCGGGTGGAATCAGCTTGGAACAGCCCGGCGGCTATGGCCGTGAGGGCTGGTGCTACCAGCAGTACCACCCACTGCCGGACTTCGACGGCAACCACCCCGTCCTGGGCCTGTGGGTGGTGGACGGCGAGTCCGTGGGCTGCGGCATCCGGGAATCGGACGGGCCGGTCACCGACTACTTCTGCCGCTTCGTCCCCAACACCATTGACGCGCCGGCGCCGCTTTCCGCGGTGACCGATACCACCAAGGCAGGAATCGTTCTATGA
- a CDS encoding APC family permease yields MSTDMTTTGGPGRGTGTPVPAKGLRAGILDLGDSVMLGLASTAPVYSLAATLGLIVAVNGNYTPLILLLGFIPVLFIAYAFRELNSAIPDCGTTFTWSRRAFGPWAGWLGGWGVALAGIVVLANLAQVAGQYLWLLVGDGSLAENKVLVTGTGLAFIILMTLVNYRGIRLGEHVQRVLTYVQYIALGIFALAIVVRIVGGAPEGQAFDLEWFNPAAAFADPGAVVHGALLALFIYWGWDTCLAVNEETENPSTTPGRGAVISAFVLVAIYVSVALLVMMYATVGSEGIGLGNEANQDDVFLAMKDVVLGPWGWLIVVAVLASVLSSTQTTILPTARGTLSMGVHGALPAKFAEVHPRNQTPGFSTRVMGGAAAAYYVAMSFLSENLLADSISAISLFIAFYYALTGFACFWYFRGTLRESARNLWFRGVLPLAGALLLTAAFFISAVQMWDPAYGDTRIFGVGGAFVSGVLLLALGVVLAVVCRFLPSTRGYFVGKQS; encoded by the coding sequence ATGAGCACGGACATGACGACGACGGGCGGCCCCGGGCGCGGGACCGGCACCCCGGTGCCCGCCAAGGGGTTGCGGGCCGGCATCCTGGACCTGGGCGACTCGGTGATGCTGGGCCTGGCCTCCACCGCTCCGGTCTATTCGCTGGCCGCCACCCTGGGCCTCATCGTGGCAGTCAACGGCAACTACACTCCCCTGATCCTGCTGCTGGGCTTCATTCCGGTCCTGTTCATCGCCTACGCCTTCCGCGAGCTCAACAGCGCCATCCCGGACTGCGGCACCACCTTCACCTGGTCCCGCCGGGCCTTCGGCCCCTGGGCGGGCTGGCTGGGCGGCTGGGGCGTGGCACTTGCCGGCATCGTGGTCCTGGCCAACCTGGCACAGGTGGCAGGACAGTATCTGTGGCTGCTGGTTGGCGACGGGTCCCTGGCGGAGAACAAAGTACTGGTCACCGGCACAGGGCTGGCGTTCATCATCCTCATGACCCTGGTGAACTACCGCGGGATCCGGCTCGGCGAGCACGTCCAGCGGGTGCTGACCTACGTTCAGTACATTGCCCTGGGCATCTTCGCGCTTGCCATTGTGGTGCGGATCGTGGGCGGGGCGCCCGAGGGGCAAGCCTTCGACCTCGAGTGGTTCAACCCCGCAGCCGCCTTCGCCGATCCCGGTGCCGTGGTGCACGGGGCGCTGCTTGCCCTGTTCATCTACTGGGGCTGGGACACCTGCCTTGCCGTGAACGAGGAGACCGAGAACCCGTCCACCACCCCCGGCCGCGGCGCCGTGATTTCGGCGTTCGTCCTGGTGGCAATCTACGTATCCGTGGCCCTGCTGGTGATGATGTACGCCACCGTGGGCTCCGAGGGGATCGGCCTGGGCAACGAGGCCAACCAGGACGACGTGTTCCTGGCCATGAAGGACGTGGTGCTGGGCCCATGGGGCTGGCTGATCGTCGTCGCGGTTCTGGCGTCTGTCCTGTCCTCCACCCAGACCACCATCCTGCCCACGGCCCGCGGAACGCTCTCCATGGGTGTCCACGGGGCGCTGCCGGCAAAGTTCGCGGAGGTGCACCCGCGAAACCAGACGCCGGGTTTTTCCACCCGGGTGATGGGCGGCGCGGCGGCGGCCTACTACGTGGCCATGAGCTTCCTGAGCGAAAACCTGCTGGCTGACTCCATCAGTGCCATCAGCCTGTTCATCGCGTTCTACTACGCGCTGACCGGCTTCGCCTGCTTCTGGTACTTCCGTGGAACGCTTCGGGAATCGGCGCGCAACCTCTGGTTCCGCGGCGTCCTGCCCCTGGCCGGGGCGCTGCTGCTGACCGCGGCGTTCTTTATCTCGGCGGTGCAGATGTGGGACCCGGCCTACGGTGACACCCGGATCTTCGGCGTCGGCGGTGCCTTTGTGAGCGGTGTGCTGCTGCTGGCGCTGGGCGTGGTCCTCGCCGTCGTCTGCCGTTTCCTGCCGTCCACCCGCGGCTACTTCGTAGGGAAACAGTCATGA
- a CDS encoding cystathionine gamma-synthase, translating into MPASENQGFNTRAVHAGQEFEPRTGAVVPPLHFSSTYAQDGIGGLRSGYEYGRGGNPTRDALQEQLAALELGTHAYSFSSGLAAEDALIRALTRPGDHIVLGNDAYGGTYRLISRVLGDWGIGNTPVDMANLDMVRDAVASHKTRFLWVETPSNPLMKITDIAALADIAHDAGALLVVDNTFASPYLQTPLALGADVVVHSTTKYIGGHSDVVGGAVVVKDAELAEKIGFVQFAVGAVSGPMDAFLTTRGLKTLGVRMDRHSENGQAVAEWLLERPEVEAVLYPGLPTHPGHELAKKQMRKFGGMVSVQFKGGEAAARKVAESTSVFTLAESLGGIESLMNYPSEMTHASVKGTELAVPVNLLRLSCGIEDVEDLIADLDQAFSAIP; encoded by the coding sequence ATGCCTGCCTCTGAAAACCAAGGTTTCAATACCCGCGCCGTCCACGCCGGCCAGGAGTTTGAGCCCCGCACCGGGGCCGTGGTGCCGCCGCTGCACTTCAGCTCCACCTACGCCCAGGACGGGATTGGCGGTCTGCGCAGCGGCTACGAATACGGGCGCGGCGGGAACCCCACCAGGGACGCGCTGCAGGAACAGCTCGCGGCGCTGGAACTGGGCACCCACGCCTACAGCTTCAGCTCCGGCCTGGCCGCGGAGGACGCCCTCATCCGCGCTCTCACGCGCCCCGGGGACCACATCGTGCTGGGTAACGACGCCTACGGCGGCACCTACCGGCTGATCAGCCGGGTGCTCGGCGACTGGGGGATCGGCAACACCCCCGTGGACATGGCCAACCTGGACATGGTCCGCGACGCCGTGGCCTCCCACAAGACCCGCTTCCTGTGGGTGGAGACGCCCTCCAACCCGCTGATGAAGATCACCGACATCGCGGCGCTCGCGGACATCGCGCACGACGCCGGGGCCCTCCTGGTGGTGGACAACACCTTCGCGTCCCCCTACCTGCAGACCCCGCTCGCCCTGGGCGCCGACGTCGTGGTCCATTCCACCACCAAGTACATCGGCGGCCACTCTGACGTGGTGGGCGGTGCCGTGGTGGTGAAGGACGCGGAGCTGGCGGAGAAGATCGGCTTCGTGCAGTTCGCCGTCGGTGCCGTGTCCGGGCCCATGGACGCGTTCCTGACCACGCGCGGCCTGAAGACCCTGGGCGTCCGCATGGACCGGCACAGCGAGAACGGCCAGGCCGTGGCCGAATGGCTGCTGGAACGCCCGGAGGTGGAGGCCGTCCTGTATCCGGGCCTGCCCACCCACCCCGGCCACGAGCTCGCCAAGAAGCAGATGCGGAAGTTCGGCGGGATGGTCTCCGTGCAGTTCAAGGGCGGTGAGGCGGCGGCCCGGAAGGTGGCGGAATCCACCTCGGTGTTCACCCTCGCGGAGTCCCTGGGCGGCATCGAGTCCCTCATGAACTACCCCTCCGAAATGACCCACGCGTCAGTCAAGGGCACCGAGCTGGCCGTCCCGGTCAACCTGCTCCGGCTGTCCTGCGGCATCGAGGACGTGGAGGACCTGATCGCCGACCTGGACCAGGCCTTCTCCGCCATCCCGTAA
- a CDS encoding winged helix-turn-helix transcriptional regulator, with protein MPLRSDWSQRSCSMARGLDILGDPWSILVLREVFFGNGRFDAMKNRLEVADSVLTKRLAGLVESGLLARKAYDDGGRTRHEYVLTPKGEDALPVLNAVTIWAEKHLPAPSDQAHLYVIHTGCGEPTTSADTCTRCGERLTAANTSWHSRSRSDQPIPLSTASGTGAVS; from the coding sequence ATGCCTCTTCGCTCCGACTGGTCCCAACGCAGCTGCAGCATGGCCCGCGGCCTGGACATCCTCGGCGACCCCTGGTCCATCCTGGTGCTGCGCGAGGTGTTCTTCGGAAACGGCCGCTTCGACGCCATGAAGAACCGGCTGGAGGTGGCGGACTCGGTGCTCACCAAACGCCTGGCAGGCCTGGTTGAGTCCGGGCTGCTGGCCAGGAAGGCATACGACGACGGCGGCCGCACACGCCACGAGTACGTGCTCACTCCCAAGGGTGAGGACGCGCTCCCGGTCCTGAACGCGGTCACCATCTGGGCCGAAAAGCACTTGCCCGCGCCCTCGGACCAGGCGCACCTGTACGTGATCCACACCGGCTGCGGGGAACCCACCACCTCGGCGGACACCTGCACCCGGTGTGGCGAACGGCTGACGGCCGCCAACACCAGCTGGCACAGCCGGTCCAGGTCCGACCAGCCCATCCCGTTATCCACCGCATCGGGGACGGGAGCGGTTTCGTGA
- a CDS encoding MOSC domain-containing protein — protein sequence MESGSVLAVCRVHQLIGDQGNVGVTAIDKRPAKGPVKVHKLGLRGDIQANRAHHGGEDQAVYAYSQADADFWAGTLGRELPPGSFGENLRVSGIEATHAVIGERWKVGTGVELEVTSPRTPCATFQRRMKEPQWVKRFTDEGRVGTYLRVIRTGSIGAGDTIERTFVPRHGVTIGRWFSAPDAEVIEALRRAEADGEIRLQDEYHTKFEVLLRRLGQ from the coding sequence ATGGAATCAGGTTCTGTCCTCGCCGTCTGCCGTGTCCACCAATTGATCGGGGACCAGGGGAACGTTGGCGTCACGGCCATCGACAAGCGCCCGGCAAAGGGGCCCGTGAAGGTCCACAAGCTGGGCCTGCGCGGCGACATCCAGGCAAACAGGGCGCACCACGGCGGGGAGGACCAGGCCGTCTACGCCTACTCCCAGGCCGACGCCGACTTCTGGGCCGGGACCCTGGGACGGGAACTGCCGCCGGGCTCCTTCGGCGAGAACTTGCGGGTGTCCGGCATCGAAGCCACCCACGCCGTCATCGGGGAACGCTGGAAGGTGGGGACCGGCGTCGAACTCGAAGTCACCTCCCCACGCACCCCCTGCGCCACGTTCCAGCGCCGCATGAAGGAGCCGCAGTGGGTGAAGCGGTTCACCGACGAGGGGCGGGTGGGGACGTACCTGCGCGTCATCCGCACCGGCAGCATCGGGGCCGGCGACACCATCGAACGGACGTTCGTGCCGCGGCACGGCGTCACCATCGGCAGATGGTTCAGCGCGCCGGACGCGGAGGTCATCGAGGCCCTCCGCCGTGCAGAGGCCGACGGCGAGATCAGGCTCCAGGACGAATACCACACCAAGTTCGAGGTGCTGCTGCGTCGGCTGGGGCAGTAG
- a CDS encoding acyl-CoA dehydrogenase family protein, which produces MTAGPSDVLDLDSLLSAGELELRQKVRDFTNQRIKPEIARWYDDAFFPLDLAPELGELGVLGMHLEGYGCPGRSAVEYGLAAMELEAGDSGIRTFVSVQGSLAMTAIHTWGSEEQKQEWLPRMAAGEVIGCFALTEPTAGSDPAAMATFAERDGTGEDAGWVLNGAKRWIGLASVAGVMVVWAMTDDGVHGFLVPAGTPGVTATPIQQKLSMRASIQCDVVFDGVRLGPEALLPGARGLRGPFTCLNEARYGIAWGALGAARDSYEAALAYSQERLQFGKPLAGYQLTQEKLVNMLVEIQKGTLLALHLGRLKDAGSIRPEQISLGKLNNVREAIAVAREARSILGGNGITTDYSPLRHAANLESVRTYEGTDEVHTLILGRHITGLDAFH; this is translated from the coding sequence ATGACGGCCGGCCCGTCCGACGTCCTGGACCTGGATTCCCTGCTCTCGGCCGGGGAACTGGAACTCCGGCAGAAGGTCCGTGACTTTACCAACCAGCGGATCAAGCCGGAGATCGCCCGCTGGTATGACGACGCCTTCTTTCCCCTGGACCTGGCCCCGGAGCTCGGTGAACTCGGGGTCCTCGGCATGCACCTGGAGGGCTACGGCTGCCCCGGCCGGTCCGCCGTCGAATACGGCCTCGCGGCGATGGAACTGGAGGCCGGCGATTCCGGCATCCGCACCTTCGTGTCCGTCCAGGGCTCGCTGGCCATGACGGCCATCCACACCTGGGGGTCCGAAGAGCAGAAGCAGGAGTGGCTGCCGCGGATGGCCGCCGGGGAGGTGATCGGGTGCTTTGCCCTGACTGAGCCCACCGCCGGTTCGGATCCCGCCGCCATGGCCACCTTTGCTGAGCGGGACGGCACTGGCGAGGACGCCGGCTGGGTGCTCAACGGCGCCAAGCGCTGGATCGGGTTGGCCTCCGTGGCCGGTGTGATGGTGGTGTGGGCCATGACGGACGACGGCGTGCACGGCTTCCTGGTGCCGGCCGGTACTCCCGGGGTGACCGCCACGCCCATCCAGCAGAAGCTGTCGATGCGCGCCTCCATCCAGTGCGATGTGGTGTTCGACGGCGTCCGGCTGGGTCCCGAGGCCCTGCTCCCGGGTGCGCGCGGGCTGCGTGGCCCATTCACCTGCCTGAACGAGGCCCGGTACGGGATCGCCTGGGGGGCCTTGGGCGCGGCCCGGGACTCCTACGAGGCTGCGCTGGCGTACTCGCAGGAGCGGCTGCAGTTCGGCAAGCCGCTGGCCGGCTACCAGCTCACGCAGGAAAAGCTGGTGAACATGCTGGTGGAAATCCAGAAGGGCACCCTGCTGGCGCTGCACCTGGGCCGGCTCAAGGATGCGGGAAGCATCCGGCCGGAGCAGATTTCGCTTGGCAAGCTGAACAACGTCCGGGAAGCGATTGCTGTGGCGCGGGAGGCGCGGTCCATCCTGGGCGGCAATGGCATCACCACGGATTACTCACCGCTGCGGCATGCCGCGAACCTGGAGTCGGTCCGGACGTATGAGGGCACGGACGAGGTGCACACCCTGATCCTCGGCCGGCACATCACCGGCCTGGACGCCTTCCACTGA
- a CDS encoding Tat pathway signal protein has translation MDPNEDPNKAQDKGPGGASGQEPPESGAGTTAKPPPWQVPKPDLRPELLNEPVTPVDPFAREREKQLNEAAARKKRSQRRTVVVGLGVTALLAGTITAVVASNEDDPEYAQVCFNDETGERVEDRNCDSSAGRGGGIYAWYFFSRGAYVPPIGQNRSTAPNFTRTVPSGAKASTGYSSQGGTVSRGGFGSSAKSGSSGGGGKVSGG, from the coding sequence ATGGACCCGAACGAGGACCCCAACAAAGCGCAGGACAAAGGGCCGGGCGGAGCCTCCGGGCAGGAGCCTCCGGAATCCGGCGCGGGCACCACCGCCAAGCCTCCGCCCTGGCAGGTCCCCAAGCCGGACCTGCGCCCCGAGCTTCTCAATGAACCCGTCACCCCTGTGGACCCGTTCGCACGGGAGCGGGAAAAACAGCTGAACGAGGCGGCCGCCCGGAAGAAGCGTTCCCAGCGGCGCACGGTGGTGGTGGGCCTGGGCGTGACGGCACTCCTGGCCGGAACCATCACGGCGGTGGTGGCCAGCAATGAGGACGACCCCGAATACGCACAGGTGTGCTTCAACGACGAAACCGGCGAGCGCGTGGAGGACAGGAACTGCGACAGTTCGGCAGGGAGGGGTGGCGGGATCTACGCCTGGTATTTCTTCTCCCGTGGCGCCTATGTCCCGCCGATAGGGCAGAACCGGTCAACCGCGCCCAATTTCACCAGGACTGTTCCCAGCGGGGCCAAGGCCTCCACCGGCTACAGCAGCCAGGGCGGCACTGTCAGCCGCGGAGGTTTCGGCTCCAGCGCCAAGAGCGGCTCAAGTGGTGGCGGCGGCAAGGTTTCGGGAGGCTGA